The DNA window CGTTTTACTCGCCCGAAAATACATCTTACTTCGATTTCTCATGGCTCACGATGAACGAGAAGCCTCTAAGGATTGTCCTCAAATACCAGCCACCGTACATAGAATATTCCTTCGCTCTGAGGAAGTGGCGAGGATGTAACTTCCAGTTCCTCAAGACTCTCGTCGCCACGATGAAGTTCACCCCGTCGATCTTCCAGCCGTCCGACGGGCGAATCCAAGAGGGTAAATATAAAAATGGATCCTATTCCAGTGCTCTTGGAGATCTCATCGAGGATCGAGCGGATATCAATTTTAACTACGGGCTAATGAGTGATATCACTGCCAGGGATTTCGATTACACAGGCGTCAGCAATAGTATCTACCTGTGTTTTACCCTACAACAACGCGGTCTCATGCCTCAGTACCTGGTCATTTTTCGCTGCTTCTCAACGTTCGTCTGGTTTTGTCTTCTGGCGCTCTATGTTttctattttataattttcgagCTCTATCGCTATTGTTTGACACGGCCACAGCCGTTCAGGCGTTGCCACTCGAAGAGCGATCTAATTAAATTTGAAAGGTTGTCTTCGGTGTTGGCCGTTTATCAGTTTTGCCTCTGTCTGGCGCAGAAACATCTCCTACTCGGCAACCTGCGAGCAGGGAAGATTCTTTTCGTTACGGTCACCATGTCCGCCATGATCTTCGCGACTGTGTTCCAGAGTGGAATGGTGACCCTGCTTAGCAAACGAGGATACTTCGAGGACATTGATTCCATCAAAGAGCTCGACGAGTCGGGGTCGTACATAAGCACGAAAAACGCTAATTTTTTCAAGCTCCTATTCCACGATGACCCAAGATTTGCCAGCATGACGGAGCGCTTTCTAGAGGGCTCGTTGAGTGCGCCACGCTCGAAAGTAACCAAACACGCATTGGACCTGCTCAACAACTCCTTCGTGGTTTACGAGGTGAACAGACATCCTGACATAAAGGACAAAGAGCTTCGCGAGCTTTTGATCAAAACAGACTCCTACTTCGAAAACGACGCAGCCTTGACTTGGCTTTCGACAGCCGAGAGATTGGACAAAAACCAGATTTTCAACTACGATATCCTCAATAAGTCCTACCACATACATATTATAAAAGAGTGTGCATTATCCTTCTATCAATCCTTCACCATTCCACGATACTCGACGTATCAAAGTCGAATCAACTCTATCATGATTCGCTGTGTCGAGGCCGGGCTTTTTACCAAGTGGGAGAGAGATGCAATTGAATCGGACAACCGGTTTGAAAGAGTCAGAGATTTGCGGCCAGACGAACCGTTCAGATCTTTCAGCATGACGGACCTACAGATAGCCTTCATCGTTCTATTTTTCGGATTAATCTTCAGCCTGTTTGCTCTAATCATGGAATATTTTTACGCCTTGCTCCTGGAAAAATAGATATTACTAAGGGACTTACCCCCTGGCTACTACGCggccaaaccccccccccccctccggtcagagggcgcttcgcgctctctcAGGCCTGCATCGACAAAAGAActaccaaaaaaaataaaaatattttcatacccgactctcatttgtcagATCTCCCTGGAGTTTAAAATATTATAATGTATCAATTAAAACTGTTgctttcacacaaaaatgagTTTTTGTAATTTAAGTACGCGT is part of the Bemisia tabaci chromosome 1, PGI_BMITA_v3 genome and encodes:
- the LOC140226088 gene encoding uncharacterized protein, giving the protein MFCKTGVSLILFSNLLITGLTMVMDPSCVEKNLLYYARLCSLTVERSHVSFFHIVTLNEDFPIQNFTQLLHTKAIPTSLVSHHTELTRNINKHSIKNVLVVTRSLYDIFNLMMYTVPPFNATKGASETPLNHTRPSHNRKTQNSVLTQTIRKNSSFVLPNHCLYSRSNSSKIFGNWNEKCDVKLFIDEKDLEIAVKPTPFSVNPFRRFYNNYIWNAHSFYLFLQYDKFSCALLNSSGIEKYTLWKNTSSLKTGSTENTATHEHVLSNRQKIDLASDPRSDLNKSVSVHKKSNRELHFIFRLIWRLFRGHQTVICLATLCYRRKPFDDELSFYSPENTSYFDFSWLTMNEKPLRIVLKYQPPYIEYSFALRKWRGCNFQFLKTLVATMKFTPSIFQPSDGRIQEGKYKNGSYSSALGDLIEDRADINFNYGLMSDITARDFDYTGVSNSIYLCFTLQQRGLMPQYLVIFRCFSTFVWFCLLALYVFYFIIFELYRYCLTRPQPFRRCHSKSDLIKFERLSSVLAVYQFCLCLAQKHLLLGNLRAGKILFVTVTMSAMIFATVFQSGMVTLLSKRGYFEDIDSIKELDESGSYISTKNANFFKLLFHDDPRFASMTERFLEGSLSAPRSKVTKHALDLLNNSFVVYEVNRHPDIKDKELRELLIKTDSYFENDAALTWLSTAERLDKNQIFNYDILNKSYHIHIIKECALSFYQSFTIPRYSTYQSRINSIMIRCVEAGLFTKWERDAIESDNRFERVRDLRPDEPFRSFSMTDLQIAFIVLFFGLIFSLFALIMEYFYALLLEK